A region from the Defluviitalea raffinosedens genome encodes:
- a CDS encoding ABC transporter ATP-binding protein, translating to MTKNNLLTIENLSVSYGGIKAVKGISLTVPEGEIVTLIGANGAGKSTILRTIAGLVKPESGKISYRGEDITGIATNSIVETGITLVPEGRRVFPDLTVLENLKIGAYLRKDNLQEDINRVYKLFPRLQERSWQLAGTLSGGEQQMLALGRALMSKPKLIMMDEPSLGLAPIVVNDIMKIITNINKEEGMTILLVEQNANLALRIAHRGYVCETGHITMEGTGTELLNDENVKAAYLGKSKKK from the coding sequence ATGACGAAGAATAATTTATTAACAATAGAAAATCTAAGTGTCTCCTATGGTGGTATTAAAGCAGTAAAAGGAATCAGCTTAACGGTTCCAGAGGGTGAAATTGTTACTTTAATCGGGGCCAATGGTGCTGGTAAGAGTACCATATTACGAACGATTGCAGGACTTGTTAAGCCTGAAAGCGGAAAAATTTCATATCGTGGTGAAGATATAACAGGAATTGCTACTAATTCTATTGTTGAAACAGGGATTACCTTAGTGCCAGAAGGTCGTCGTGTGTTTCCTGATCTTACCGTATTGGAAAATCTTAAAATTGGTGCCTATTTACGAAAAGATAATCTTCAAGAAGATATAAACAGAGTATATAAACTCTTCCCAAGACTTCAAGAACGTTCATGGCAGCTGGCCGGAACCTTATCTGGTGGGGAACAACAGATGTTAGCATTGGGTCGTGCCCTTATGAGCAAACCAAAATTAATTATGATGGATGAACCTTCTTTAGGACTTGCTCCGATTGTTGTAAACGATATAATGAAAATCATCACAAATATTAATAAAGAAGAAGGAATGACAATTTTACTCGTTGAGCAAAATGCAAATCTCGCTTTAAGGATCGCCCACCGTGGATATGTTTGTGAAACTGGGCACATAACTATGGAAGGAACAGGAACAGAATTATTAAATGATGAAAATGTCAAAGCGGCTTATCTTGGAAAATCTAAAAAGAAATAA
- a CDS encoding ABC transporter permease: MQIKYMLFILTLTLLVPLIFIGFFQDYEQYNDIVLIIPNSNYTVDVPIEKIEKVNEEKFLTTYLVEQEKKIRAIHEHHLVSIKGTNYAYPFVLNYNIVNGGFFPKSSQVQESKVAVLNENAAFNIFGGNDCIGNEIIIDRFIYRVIGVINDKDKKNKNIYIPITLLNQSPKVFVALLDRDISEGYIKAQYKNLGITTDHYDFINLNSLTLMIKEKAIASCAFMLIILLLLQIKWVIHRLTNQYMIFRRLLIKNYLRELFRKEAKIFGVLIGHFGLIVALIYFIVLLVMYTFEMFLKWKDLSAFFIINCSGSHSMNIFTSIEKSLIYSNILFILLLILFFTLIYSFILYKDQ, encoded by the coding sequence TTGCAAATTAAATATATGCTATTCATATTAACATTGACATTACTAGTCCCATTGATCTTTATCGGATTTTTTCAAGATTATGAGCAATACAACGATATAGTATTGATTATTCCAAATTCAAATTACACAGTAGATGTTCCAATCGAAAAAATAGAGAAAGTCAATGAAGAAAAATTCTTAACGACATATTTAGTAGAGCAAGAGAAAAAGATACGGGCAATTCATGAACATCATCTTGTCAGTATAAAAGGAACCAATTATGCATATCCATTTGTATTAAATTATAATATTGTCAATGGAGGTTTTTTTCCAAAATCCTCTCAGGTGCAGGAAAGCAAAGTTGCTGTGCTCAATGAGAATGCAGCTTTTAATATCTTTGGTGGTAACGACTGTATTGGAAATGAAATCATCATAGATCGCTTCATTTATAGAGTTATAGGAGTTATAAATGATAAAGATAAAAAAAATAAGAATATTTATATACCCATTACGCTATTGAATCAGTCACCTAAAGTATTCGTTGCACTATTAGATAGAGACATTTCAGAGGGATATATAAAAGCCCAGTACAAAAATCTGGGAATAACAACGGACCATTACGATTTCATTAATCTAAATTCATTAACTCTAATGATCAAAGAAAAAGCGATTGCTTCATGTGCATTCATGTTAATAATCCTGTTATTACTGCAAATAAAATGGGTTATACATAGGCTTACAAATCAATATATGATTTTTCGTCGGTTGTTGATCAAAAACTACTTAAGAGAACTTTTTAGAAAAGAAGCAAAAATTTTCGGCGTGTTGATTGGGCATTTCGGATTGATTGTTGCATTAATATACTTTATAGTTTTATTGGTAATGTATACTTTTGAAATGTTTTTGAAGTGGAAAGATTTATCTGCCTTTTTCATAATTAATTGCTCTGGCAGTCATAGTATGAATATTTTTACCTCAATAGAGAAGTCATTGATATATTCCAACATACTATTTATTTTATTGTTGATTTTATTTTTTACTTTAATATATTCTTTTATACTGTATAAAGATCAATAA
- a CDS encoding cation-translocating P-type ATPase, which produces MWFSKTQKEVLEELNVNPAVGLTSKEAETRLERYGPNKLKGKPKKSLVSLFFAQLNDMLIYVLLSAAAITMIIGEFVDAIIILLVVILNALIGVVQEYKAEKAIEALQKMTTPKSLVRRDGEIKEISSEQIVPGDIVIIDAGRFIPADLRLIESVNLQIEESALTGESVPTDKDANALYKDPKTPIGDQSNMAFMSTLATYGRGEGVVVGTAMNTEIGKIAKILDEDTEQMTPLQKRLEELGKTLGFIAIGICILIFAISLFQKRDLFEMFLTAISLAVAAIPEGLAAIVAIVLALGVTKMSKINAIVKKLPAVETLGAVNIICSDKTGTLTQNKMTVVKYYTFSNLKEVSSTETSIVASKDETELIKTLVLCSDATYENGEGTGDPTEIALIGFGNKYNLIKGELNSKNKRVAENPFDSDRKLMSTLNEEGNGYRVHTKGAIDNILKISSHALINGKIVPLTEEVRFAYLKAAEEMSNNALRVLGAAFKDTDKILAPGEMEKDLTVIGIVGMIDPPRFEVKDSIREAKRAGITPVMITGDHQNTAVAIAKELEIAESIEQSITGSEIDEMSDEEFAEKINNYKVFARVSPEHKVKIVKAFKSQGNIVSMTGDGVNDAPSLKNADIGVAMGITGTDVSKGASDMILTDDNFTTIVHAIEEGRNIYNNIKKSVIFLLSCNLGEVLTVFASILFFWPVPLLPTQILWINLITDSLPAIALGIDPGDKDVMKKKPRNPKESFFAQGAGIRAIIGGTLIGLLTLAAFYFGLSEYGYTLGSTHIPEDVLTYARTMSFVVLAGSQLFYSLSIRHSTKSILQIGLLSNMYLIGAIIVGFILQFGVISIPVLAKAFNVHNLSLGDWGLVMVFALIPLIVNEIIKSFMRLKENEE; this is translated from the coding sequence ATGTGGTTTTCAAAAACCCAGAAAGAAGTACTGGAAGAACTTAATGTCAATCCAGCTGTTGGCCTTACCAGTAAAGAGGCTGAGACGAGGCTTGAAAGATATGGGCCCAATAAGCTTAAAGGAAAACCAAAGAAAAGTTTGGTTTCACTGTTTTTTGCCCAGCTTAATGATATGCTGATCTACGTTCTTTTAAGCGCAGCTGCAATAACAATGATCATAGGTGAATTTGTAGATGCAATCATCATACTTTTAGTTGTGATTCTTAATGCGTTAATAGGAGTGGTCCAGGAATATAAAGCTGAAAAAGCAATTGAAGCACTTCAAAAGATGACTACACCCAAGTCTCTTGTTAGAAGGGATGGAGAAATTAAAGAAATCAGTTCTGAGCAAATTGTACCTGGTGATATCGTAATTATTGATGCAGGAAGATTCATCCCGGCAGACCTTAGATTAATAGAAAGCGTGAATCTTCAAATCGAAGAATCTGCATTAACTGGCGAATCAGTACCTACAGACAAAGATGCAAATGCTCTTTACAAAGATCCCAAAACACCTATAGGAGACCAATCCAATATGGCATTTATGTCCACCCTTGCTACTTATGGAAGAGGAGAGGGTGTTGTGGTTGGAACTGCTATGAATACTGAAATTGGTAAAATAGCAAAAATACTGGATGAAGATACGGAGCAAATGACGCCTCTACAAAAGCGATTAGAGGAGCTTGGAAAAACTCTTGGTTTTATCGCTATTGGAATATGTATACTTATATTTGCTATTTCACTGTTTCAAAAAAGAGATTTGTTTGAAATGTTTTTAACCGCAATCAGTCTGGCAGTGGCAGCTATTCCTGAGGGGCTTGCCGCTATTGTTGCTATTGTGCTGGCACTTGGTGTAACAAAAATGTCTAAAATCAATGCTATAGTCAAAAAACTGCCGGCAGTTGAGACTTTAGGGGCCGTAAATATCATATGTTCTGATAAGACTGGTACTCTTACACAAAATAAAATGACAGTAGTAAAATACTATACATTCAGCAACCTAAAAGAGGTTTCGTCTACAGAAACCAGTATTGTTGCCTCCAAAGATGAAACAGAACTCATTAAAACCTTAGTTTTGTGTTCTGATGCAACATATGAAAACGGTGAAGGTACAGGAGACCCCACAGAGATTGCATTAATCGGTTTTGGAAATAAATATAATCTTATAAAAGGAGAATTAAATTCAAAAAACAAAAGAGTAGCAGAAAATCCCTTTGATTCTGACAGAAAACTCATGTCAACTTTAAATGAAGAAGGAAATGGTTACAGGGTTCATACAAAGGGAGCAATAGACAATATATTAAAAATTTCTTCTCATGCCCTTATAAACGGAAAAATCGTACCATTAACAGAGGAAGTAAGATTTGCCTATTTAAAAGCTGCAGAAGAAATGTCTAATAATGCTTTAAGAGTCCTGGGGGCAGCTTTTAAAGATACTGATAAGATACTGGCTCCTGGAGAAATGGAAAAAGATTTAACAGTTATCGGTATTGTAGGAATGATCGATCCTCCAAGATTTGAAGTCAAGGATTCTATAAGAGAAGCCAAAAGGGCAGGTATTACCCCGGTAATGATTACAGGAGACCACCAAAATACTGCTGTTGCCATTGCTAAAGAACTTGAAATAGCAGAGTCTATAGAACAGAGTATTACCGGGTCAGAAATAGATGAAATGTCAGATGAGGAGTTTGCTGAGAAGATCAATAACTATAAGGTTTTTGCCAGGGTTTCACCCGAACATAAAGTTAAAATTGTTAAAGCCTTTAAATCCCAGGGAAATATCGTGTCCATGACCGGAGACGGTGTCAATGATGCACCCTCCTTAAAAAATGCAGATATAGGCGTTGCTATGGGAATAACCGGAACTGACGTTTCAAAAGGTGCCAGCGATATGATTTTGACCGATGATAATTTTACAACCATCGTTCATGCCATCGAAGAAGGAAGAAATATTTACAACAACATAAAAAAATCTGTTATCTTCTTATTATCCTGTAATTTGGGAGAAGTCCTTACAGTATTTGCTTCAATCCTGTTCTTCTGGCCAGTACCATTGCTCCCAACCCAAATATTATGGATCAATCTCATAACCGATTCATTACCAGCTATAGCCCTTGGAATTGATCCAGGTGACAAAGACGTTATGAAAAAGAAACCAAGAAATCCTAAGGAAAGCTTTTTTGCGCAAGGAGCAGGAATAAGAGCAATTATAGGGGGAACCTTAATTGGTTTGCTCACTTTAGCAGCTTTCTATTTTGGGTTAAGTGAATATGGATATACTTTGGGTTCTACCCATATACCTGAAGATGTTCTGACCTATGCAAGAACAATGTCCTTTGTTGTACTGGCAGGATCACAGTTGTTCTATTCATTGTCCATACGACACTCTACAAAATCAATCCTCCAGATAGGCTTATTGAGCAATATGTATTTAATAGGGGCAATCATAGTAGGTTTCATTCTGCAATTTGGAGTGATTTCAATTCCTGTTTTGGCAAAAGCATTTAATGTTCACAATTTAAGTCTAGGTGATTGGGGATTGGTAATGGTCTTTGCTTTAATTCCTTTAATCGTAAATGAAATCATAAAGAGCTTTATGAGATTAAAGGAAAACGAAGAATAA